The genome window TCGTCGCCCTGTGCGAATGGCTGTAGCTGAAGCCGGAAACCGGACCCTTCTCGCAGATGGAACATCGATAGGCCATAGTAAGACTATGATAACAAATTCGGAGCGCCTAAATCTTCAGGGTCTCGGCGATGACGCAGAGGTCCCGGTCGCCCTCGCCCGCCGCGAGGGCTCGGGCCATGAGGACTTCGACCGCCTCCGTCACGGGCAAGGCGGCCCCCCGCGCCCCGGCCTCGGCCAGCATGAAGCGGACGTCCTTGAGCATGTGCTTGAGCGGGAAGGCCGGGGAGTAGTCGGGCGCGAGCAGGGCCTTCTCCTTGATGCGGAAGTAGCCGCAGTCGAGCGCGGGACTCGCCTTGAGCACGTCGAAGACCCGCGCGGGGTCCACCTGCAGCGTCCGGGCGAGCGTCACCGACTCGGTCAGAGCGGTCGTCATCTGCGCGACGATGAGGTTCATGCACAGCTTGAGCGCCGTGCCCTGCCCCGCCGCTCCGGCCCGCACGACGGCCTTCCCCATCTTCAGGAGCATCGGCTCGGCGAGCGCCAGATCGGCCTCCTCGCCCCCCGCCAGCACGATGAGCTGTGCGGCCTCCACCTGGGCCTTGCTGCCGGCGACCGGGCAATCGAGGAAGCGAGAGCCCGCGGCCCGGCAGCGCTCGGCCAGGGAGAGGGTGCAGGCGATGGAGACGGTGCTCATGTTGACGAGCAGGCGTCCGCGGGGCCCGCCGGCGAACCAGCCCGCCGGTCCGCCGAGGACCTCGTCGAGGGCCTCGGGACCCGTGACCATGGCGACCGTCGCGTCGCACTCGGCGAGGTCCCGGGGTGCGCCCGCCAGCGCGCAGCCCAGCGCCTCCAGGGGGAGCGCCTTGCGCCGGTCCCGGTTCCACACCCGGACCCGGTAGCCGGCCGCGCGCAGATGCCGCGCCATCGGCGCGCCCATGATGCCCAGCCCGATGAATCCGACGCTCTCGATCTTCTCCATAGGAGTCCCCCCCGACAAGGGTACTGAAATCCCTCCGCCCGGCGCCATGCCTGTTTGTTAGAATCCCCCTCGATGACCAGCGCGCTCGACCAGCCCGTGCAGTTCGTCAAGGGGATCGGGCCCAAGCGCGCGGCCGTCTTCGAGCGCCTGGGGATCGTCACCCTCCTGGACCTCCTCGAGCACCTTCCCCGCGCCTGGCAGGACCGCCGCCCCTCGCGCCTCGACATGCCGCCCGGGGAGGACCCCGTCGTGGCCTTCGGACGCGTCGCGCGCGTCCGCGAGATCCACGCCGGGATGCACCTCCTCATCTACAGCGCACTGCTCAAGGTGCCGGGAAACCCCGAGGACATCGAGTGCGTCTGGTTCAAGCGCCCGAGCCGCCGCTACGACGTCTTCGCGGGACTCAAGAAGGAGGTCCGCCCCGGCGCCGACCTCTGGGTGGTCGGCCGCACGGAGCCGGGCCTGCTGCGCGTGCGCAAGATCCAGGTCGAGGAGCACTATCCCGCCGAGGACCCGCGGGCCGGCCTCCACATCGACCGCCTCGTGCCGGTCTACGCGCTGACCGAGGGGCTGAGCGCCCGGCTCGTCCGCGAGACCGTCGCCGCGGCCCTCGAGGCGGCGGCCCCCGACCTGCGCGAGGTCCTCCCTCTCGCGCTCCTCGAGGAACGGGAGCTCCTCGCGCTGCCGCAGGCCGTCCCCGCCGTCCATTTCCCCCGCAGCGAAGCCGAGCTCGGCCAGGCGCGGCGGCGCCTCGCCTACGAGGAGCTCCTGCTCCTCGAGCTGGCCTGGGTCATCAAGCGCCGCCAGACCCGCGCCGTCGAGAAGGGCTTCAGCTACGAGGTGCGCCGGACCCTGCTGACCCCGATGCGCGAGAAGCTCGGCTTCGAGTTCACGCACGCCCAGAAGCGCGTCATCAACGAGATCTTCGAGGACCTGCGCGCTCCGCAGCCGATGACGCGCCTGCTGCAGGGGGACGTGGGCTCGGGGAAGACCGTCGTCGCGCTCTCGGCGCTGCTGCTGGCCGTCGAGAACGGAGGGCAGGGAGCCTTCATGGCGCCCACCGAGATCCTCGCCGAACAGCACCTCTGGACCCTGCGCCGCTTCCTCGAGGGCCTCCCCGTCCGCATCGAGCTCCTCTCCTCGAGCGTCGGCGCCCGCGAGCGCCGACGCGTCCTCGAGAAGCTCCGGGAGGGCGCCGTGGACATCGTCGTGGGCACCCATGCGCTGCTCGAGGGCGACGTAATGATCCCGAAGCTGCGCCTGGCGGTGATCGACGAGCAGCACCGCTTCGGGGTGCGCCAGCGCACGACGCTGCGCCGCAAGGGGCCGCCGCTGGACCTTCTGCTCATGACGGCGACGCCGATCCCGCGAACGCTGAGCCTCGCGCTCTACGGAGACCTCGACGTCTCGACCATCGACGAGATGCCTCCCGGACGGCGCTACGCGGTCACCCACCACGTCGCGGAGGAAGAGGCCTTCGAGGCGGTCCGCCGCGAGGTCGCGGCCGGCCGCCAGGCCTACGTGGTCTACCCCATCATCCAGGAGTCGAGCCGCCTCGACCTCAAGGCCGCCGTCGCCGAATACGAACGCCTGAAGGCGCACGCCTTCGCGGGCCTGCGCGTGGCCCTCGTGCACGGCGACATGCCGGGCAAGCGCAAGGGCGTCGTCATGGACGAGTTCGCGCGCGGCCTCTGGGACGTCCTCGTCGCCACCCCGGTCATCGAGGTCGGCGTCGACGTGTCCAACGCGACGGTCATGGTCGTCCAGAACGCCGAACGCTTCGGCCTTTCGAGCCTGCACCAGCTGCGCGGGCGCATCGGCCGCGGAACCGAGAAATCCTACTGCTTCCTCGTCGCCCAGCCGGCCACCCCCGAGGCGCGCCGCCGCATCGCGACCCTCTGCGAGACGAGCGACGGCTTCCGCATCAGCGAGGAGGACCTCAAGCTCCGCGGCCCCGGCGACGCGCTCGGCGTCGACCAGCACGGCGACCTCGCCCTGCGCGCGGCCGACCTGCTCCGCGACGCCGACCTCCTCGCGGCGGCACGCGAAGATGCCGAGCGCATGCTCGAGAAGGACCCGGAGCTGCGCGCTCCAGCGCTCGCGGCGCTGCGCCGCCGCCTGGGCCTGCGCTACGAGCAGAAGTGGCATTCTATAGATCTCGCCTGAAGTCTGCCGCGCACTAGAGGCTATTCTTCCTTAGCTCCCCTTCCTGCGGGAGGGGGTCAGGGGGAGGGGGCCCATACAGGGCAGGCCCCTGCCACCCGCATAAACATAACAAACGTCCCATAGGCCTACCTTCCTTCATAGGCCCCTCCCGCGCCCCGGGATGCCCCCGGGACCCACCCCGCCTTGGGCCGAAAAGCGGCCCGAAAATGCCCTTACGGACCCATCCGCTTCGGCCGCTCCGCCGCTATACTCTGGATATGAAAGGCCGTTGGTCTCTTTACTGGATCGTCTTCCTGTTCGCGGCGCTCTTCCTCGGTCCCACGCTCATCCTCGAGGGACCGCAGAGCCTGAAGCCCTCGGCCGACACCCTGCACGCGGCCATCGAACAGGAGCAGCTCCGGGACTCCCCGAACTCCCCTTCGCGGACGGGCTTCCCCGCTCCGTCACAGGCGGCCGCCGCGGGGAATCCCGTTTCCTCTAATTAGAGGGTTCTTCACCCTGCCGAAACAGACGCCGGGATCTCCTGCGGAGATTCCGGCTCTCGACAGGGGGGCGCCGCTCCGATATACTTGGGGACGATGATCCTCCTGCGGCTGCTCTCGCTGTTCGCGGCGGCGTCCTTCGCAGCGCCGGCGACGTTCCAGGGGCGGGTCGATTCGTTCAGCGAACTCCCCCGCGAGGAGCTCTCCTTCCTCGGCTGGTCCGACGCCTGCTCGGCCGCCATCACCCACCTGCGCTTCCCGGGGATCGGCGAGGGACTCCAGGGCGAGCCGGTCGCCTGGAGCATCGGCACGCTGACCCTGGAGCCGGGCCAGACCGTCCCCAAGCCGGCCTGGCGCTTTGATTCTCGCCGGGACTCCGCCTGGAGCCGCGAGCGCGGCCGCCAGGAGACCGAGGACCTCTCCAAGAAATTCCTCCGCAAGGGGTTCACCGAGAAGGTCCGCGACGCGGAGGTGCCGGGCCGCGCGGACCTGACGGCCCTGCTGCTCAGCACCGCTTCCCTGCGCGCCGAGGGCTCCCCCTCCTGGCCCGGGGAGAAGTTCGTGCCGTACCGGATCCAGTACCACCCGCTCCTCCAATGCGCCCTCATCATCTTCCGCGAGCGGGGGGTGGGAGAGGCGGCGGGCTACAAGCCCCTGCTCGTGCGCCTCCTCGAGCCCGGCGTCCGGCGCGAGCGCGCTCACGCCCACGCCACCCATGGGATCCTCCTCTACACCAAGGGCTCGGACCTCGAGGCGGCCGGAGTCGAGCTCGCGACCGCCGTCGAACTCGACCCCCGCCGCGCCGATGCGCGCTACCACCTCGCGCTCATCTCGGCCTCGCAGGGACGCGACGCCGAGGCGCTCAACCAGCTGCGCTCGGCCGCCCTGCTCGACCCGGGCCTGACGGAAAAGGCCCGTGAAGCCCTCGAGTTCGAGCCCCTGCGCGGCGACGCGCGCTTCCTCGACATCGTCGACAAGCCGCTCTAAGGAGTCCGTTCCTCCGAATTACTCGGACGGACTCCTGAGGGCGCGCCTGGAAAAGCTAGAATAGCCGCGCCGGAGGAGATCCCATGAAACGACTGCTCTGCGCCTCATTTCTCGTCGCCGCCCTGCTTTCCGCCGGACGCCCCGCGCAGGCGAAGATCGGGCTCTCGTCTCAGTTCGTGGACGTGGTGCTCGAGAACCTCAAGCCCGGGCACAGCTACAACATCCGCGAGCTCAAGGGCGTGCCCTACACGGTCAAGAACCGCGGAGACTCCCCCGCCGAGATCGCCGTCGAGATCGTCTCCCCCTCCAGCGCCGAGTGCAAGACGCCCTACGAGCCCATTCCCGACCCGACCTGGCTCCAGGTCCGCCCCGCGGCCTACCGCCTGAACGCCGGCCAGCCCGGCTTCAGCGACCTCGTCATCACCCTGCCCGACGACCCGAAACTCGCAGGGCGTCATTTCCAGGCGAAGATCTGGGCGCACACGAAGGATACGGGCCTCCTCGCCGCCGGCGTCAAGAGCGACGTCCGCTTCTCGGTCGGCAAAGGCCCCGCGACGCTCGAGGAGGAGCGCCGCCGCAAGGCGATGGTGGACCTCGACTACGACTTCTACCCGGCCGCCCTCTACGTGCGGAGCGCCCGGCCCGGGCCCTACGACGTGAAGAAGGAGGAGAAGCGCTCCTTCAAAGTCACCAACCGCTCCCAGAAGGCGCTGGACCTCGTGCTCAAACCCATCGCCTGGCAGAGCACCGTGATGCCGCTGCCGCCCGGCTACACGGCGCTCGAGGACGTCTCCTGGATCCGCGTCGAGCCGGAGAGACTGCGCATCGAAGCCGACACCGTCCAGGAGGTGCGCGTCACGCTCGCCGCTCCGGACGCGATGAAGGGACGGAAGGTCGCCCTGCTCATGCAGCTGAGCCTCCCCATCGGGGTGATCGTCGGCGCCTCGAACGCCGTCTACATCGAGTTCCCATGAACCCCGACCGCTCGAACGCCCTGAGGACCGCGCTCGCCGAGCGCATCCTCGTCCTCGACGGCGCCATGGGCACCGCGCTGCAGTCCGCGTCCCTGAGCGCCGCCGACTTCGGCGGCGCGCGCTATGAAGGCTGCAACGAACACCTCGTCCTGACCCGCCCGGACGCCATCGCCCGCGTCCATGCCGACTATCTCGAGGCGGGCGCCGACATCATCGAGACCGACAGCTTCGGCTCCGTGCGCCACGTCCTCGCCGAATACGGCCTCGAGGGGAAGACCGTCGAGCTCAACCGGGCGGCCGCGCGGATCGCCGCCGAGGCGGCGAGTCGCTTCTCGACCCCCGCGCGGCCCCGCTTCGTCGCCGGTTCGATGGGACCGGGGACCAAGAGCATCCTCGTCACCGGCGGGATCACCTTCGACGAGGTCCGGCGCTACCACGCGGAGCAGGCCCTCGCCCTCGTCGAGGGGGGCTGCGACCTGCTCCTCCTCGAGACCCAGCAGGACACCCTCAACGTGAAAGCCTCCCTGCTCGGCATCGAGGACGCCTTCGCCGCCGCCGGGCGCCGCCTGCCGACGATGCTCTCGGTCTCGATCGAGCCCATGGGGACGATGCTGGGCGGACAGACCGTCGAGGCCCTCTCCTCCGCGGTCGAGCACTTCGACCTGCTCGCCGTCGGCCTCAACTGCGCCACCGGCCCGGAGCTCATGACCGAGCACCTGCGCACTTTCGCGGCGGTCAGCCGTTTCGCCGTCGTCTGCTATCCCAACGCCGGCCTGCCGGACGAGCACGGCTGCTACAACGAGACGCCGGAGAGCTTCGCCGCCAAGGTCCGCCGCTTCGCGGATGCCGGCTGGCTGAACGTCGTCGGCGGCTGCTGCGGCACCACCGCCGCGCACATCCGCGCCGCGGCGCGCGCCGTCGAGGGGCTTCCCCCCCGCCGCCCCGACCCCGCCCGGCGCTCGACGCTGAGCGGCCTCGAGGCCCTGAGCGTCGAGGACGACCGCCGGCCCGTCCTGGTCGGCGAACGCACCAACGTCATCGGCTCGCGCATCTTCAAAGACCTCATCGCCCGTGAGGCCTTCGAGGAAGCCGCCGAGGTCGCGCGGCGGCAGGTCCGGGGCGGCGCCGGAGTCATCGACGTGTGCCTCGCGAACCCCGACCGCGACGAGAAGGCCGACATGGAGCGCTTCCTCGGCTTCCTCGTGCGCAAGACGAAGGCTCCCTGGATGATCGACTCCACGGACCCGTCGGTCGTGGAGGCGGCGCTGCGCATGTGCCCGGGGAAGGCCATCATCAACTCGGTGAACCTCGAGGACGGCGAGGAGCGCCTGGGTCCCGTCGCGCGCCTGGCGCGCCGCTACGGCGCCGCGCTCGTCGTGGGGACCATCGACGAGGACAAGAAGGCCGGCATGGCGCTGACGCGCGCGCGCAAGCTCGCGGTCGCGCGCCGCGAGCACGCCCTCCTCACCGGGACGTACGGGATCCCCGAAGAGGACCTTTACTTCGACCCGCTCGTCTTCCCCTGCGCGAGCGGCGACCGCAACTACGCGGGCTCGGCGGCGGAAACCGTCGAGGGACTGCGCCTCATCAAGGAGGCCTTCCCGCGCTCGAAGACCGTCCTCGGAGTCTCCAACGTCTCCTTCGGTCTCCCGCCGGCGGGCCGCGAAGTCCTCAACGCCGTCTTCCTTCACCGCTGCGTGGAGGCGGGACTCGACCTCGCCATCGTCAACGCCGAGAAGCTCGCGCGCTGGGCGTCGCTGCCGGAGGAGGAGCGCCGGCTCGCTGAGCGCGTCCTCTTCGGCGGCGAAGGGCCGGGCGACCCGGTCGCCGAGTTCGCCGCCCGCTACCGCGACGCGAAGTCTCGCGTGAAAGCCGCTCCCGCCGCCGGGCTCCCCGCCGAGGAGCGCGTCGCCCGCTGCGTCGTGGAGGGGAGCAAGGAAGGGCTCGGGGAGGCCCTCGACGAGCTCTCAGGGCGGCTGAAGCCGCTCGAGATCGTCAACGGCCCCCTCCTGAAGGGGATGGACGAGGTCGGCCGCCTCTTCGGCGAGAACCGCCTCATCGTCGCCGAGGTGCTCCAGTCGGCCGAGGTCATGAAGGCGGCGGTCGCGCACCTCGAGCCGCGCATGGAAAAGGGCGTCTCCTCCCCCCGCGGGCGCCTGCTGCTGGCGACCGTCAAAGGCGACGTGCACGACATCGGAAAGAACCTCGTGCAGATCATCTTCCAGAACAACGGCTTCGAGGTCGTCGACCTCGGCATCAAGGTCGAGCCCGGCGCCATCGTGGAGAAAGCCCGCGCGCTGAAGCCGGACATGATCGGGCTTTCGGGGCTGCTCGTGAAGTCCACCCAGCAGATGGCCGCGACCGCCTCCGACCTGAAGGACGCCGGCGTCGACGTCCCCCTGCTCGTCGGGGGGGCCGCGCTGACGGCCCGCTTCACGGCGACGCGCATCGCCGCGGCGTACGGCGGTCCGGTGCTCTACGCCCGCGACGCGATGACGGGACTGCAGCAGGCCAACGCGCTGCAGGACCCCGCGCGCCGCGCGGGGCTCGTCGCCGAGAACCGCGAGAAGCAGGCGGCCTTCGGGGCGGGAGACGCCTCTCGCCCGTCGACGGCCGCCCCCTCCGTCGGGATCCCTTCCTCCCCGGCTCCGAAGCACGACCACATCATCCCCACGCCTCCCGACCTCAAGACGCACGTCGTCCGCGGGATCGAGCTCGACGAAGTCTTCCGCTACGTCAATCCCGTGATGCTCTACGGCAAGCACCTCGGACTCAAGGGGAACCTCGAGGAGCTGCTCGCGCGCGGAGACGCGAAGGCGGTCGAGCTCCATGACCGCGTGCGCGCGCTCATGGGGGAGGCGGCGGAGAAGGGACTCCTCAAGCCCCGCGGGGTTCTGCGCTTCCTCTGCGCCGAGTCGGAGGGCGACGTCATCCGCCTCTATGACTCCCCGCGGGAAGGACGACGCCTCCTCGAGACGCTCTCCTTTCCCCGACAGAGGGGCGGCGCTCGCCTCTGCCTGGCCGACTATGTCGCCCCCGCCGGGAGCGGCCGCACGGACTACGTCGCGCTCTTCGTCGTCAGCTGCGGCGAGGGCGTGCGCGAGCTCTCGACGCGCTGGCGCGACGGCGGCGACTACCTGCGCTCCCATGCCCTTCAGGCCCTGGCCCTCGAGAGCGCCGAGGGCTTCGCGGAGCTGCTCCACGAGCGCGTCCGCTCGATGTGGGGCATCCCCGACCCCGCCGGCCAGGCGGTCGCTGAGAAGTTCAAGGCGCGCTACCGCGGAGCGCGCTTCAGCCCCGGCTATCCCGCCTGCCCTTCCCTCGAGGACCAGACCAAGCTCTTCCGCGTGCTCGAGCCGGAGAAGAACATCGGGGTGCGCCTCAGCGAGGGCTTCATGATGGATCCCGAGGCCAGCGTCTCGGCCCTCGTCTTCCATCACCCTCAGGCGCGCTATTTCTCCGTGGACGCATGAGGACTCTCCTCCTGCTGCTCATCTGCGGCCTCGGGGCGGCCCGGTCCGTCGACGCCGCGCCCCGCCGGGCCCGGCCGGGCCCGGCGCAAAAGGCCGCGAAGGCGACCGCCTCACCGGAGACGCTGCTCCCTCCCGCGCAGCGGGCCGAGGCGATGCTGCGCACGATGGAGGGCCTCGTCGCGCGCCAGGGAGAGGCCGATCCCCTCGAGCAGATCGCGCTCGAGCGGCGCCTGCGGGGCTTCGGCCCCGAGTTCCGCGCGCTCGGGCTGCCGGCGGTCGTCCCGCTCGCGTCCTGCCTCGGCGAGCGCACGCGCGCGCACAAGCTCAGGGCCTACGCCGCCGCCTTCCTCGGTCTGATCGGAGACCCCTCCGCGCTGGCGCCCCTGCGCGACGTCGCCGCGGACCCGAAGGAGGAGGCCGGCCTGCGCGCGGCCGCGCTGCAGGCGGCGGGCTCGCTGCGGCTCGACGTGACTGCGCGCCGCACCCTGGCGGAAAAGCACGCCTACGACCCGGCTTCCCCGGAGCCCCTCCTGCGCGAGGCGCTCGCCGTCCTCGCCGAGACCGGCTCCGACGAGGCGGACCTCCTGCTGCGCCTGGCGAAGAAGCACGGCCCGGGCCCGGAAGGCCTGCGCGAGACCGCGGCGCGCAGCGCGATCGCGGCGCTCGTCTCCTCGCGCCGCCCATCGGAAGGAGCGCTCCTCGAGCTCGCGCGCTACTACCGCCGCAGCAGCCCCCTCAGGGGCGAGGCCGCCGCGGCGCTGCGCGCGCGCAAGCCCCGCATCGGGGATCTTCCCGCCGACGGCTTCGACGCGGTCTGCGCGCTCCTCCTGCGCGAGCGCGGCCGCCCGGCCCTCGAAGCCGCGCGCCTGCTCGGAGGGACGGGCGACGTGCGGGCGGTGCGTCCGCTCCTCGAGGCCCTCAAATCCCCCGACCCCTCTCTCATCGCCGAGGCCGCCGAGGCGCTCGTGCGCATCGGCGACGCCGACTCCGCGGAGCCGCTGCTGCGGCTCAGTGAGAGCGTCATCTCCGACAAGCGCTTCGCGCCCAGGGAGAAGGGTGGGGACCCGCGCCCCTACGCGGTGCGCATCCAGAAAGCGGCGGATTTCTTCGCGACGGCGCTGCGCTCTTCGCGCGAGCCGCCGGCCGCCCCGGAGGCGAAGGCGCCCGCGAAGGAGAAGGCCGCGCCCGCACCCTTCCGTTACGGCGGCTGGCCCACGACGGGGAAGCCTTCGCCGCTCTGGAACGGACGGCGCCTCTCGCTCGAACTGCGCGAGACCCCGGACCCCACCTCGCCGGCGCGGCTCGAACGGCCCCCAGAAGGAACCCCCCTGCCGGTCGTCGATTCCGCCGTGGTGATGCTGGAGCCGGGGCTCCTCCGCGCGCGCAGGGATCTGCGCGCCGGGTTCCGGGACCTCGGGCCCGACCGCGTCCTGAAGCCCTCCGACTACGAATCACCGGTCCTGCGCGTGAACCTGGACCTGCGCGAGGGGCAGACCCTCGAGATCCTCGCCTACCGCCCCGACGGCGCCTGCTTCCTGCGCTCCGCCGGCCGCCTCCTGCTGGGAGAGTGCCTGACCGAGTCCGCCGAACGCGACTTCACGCTCGTCGCCGAGCCGCGCACGCGCTGGTGGCTGCGCACGCGCCTGGGGGGCGCGGCGGGCTGGTACCCCAGCGATGATGAGGGCGTCGACTTCACCCGCTAGCAAGGATTTTCCGCTCAAAGCGGCGGAAAATCCTTGCTCTTCAAGATCAGGAAGTTTCTGGGGCGATCCCGGACGCCTGGAACAGCTGGACTAGACCCTGTCGGGAATCCCCGTTGAGGATTCCCGACTACCGCATGATGCGGAGCATGCCGGCGCGGGGAGCCGGCAGCACGGCCTTCGAGACCGCCGCCAGCCCGTCGCCGACGAAGAGCGCGACGATGAAGACGACGCTCGCCAGAAGGATGCCCACGGCGAGGTTCCCCTTCTCCAGCTCGGCGCCGGCCCGCATCTTCTCGGTCCGGGTCAGACGACCGAAGAGCCGAAGCGACAGGGACATCGTCATCACCGTGACGCCGAAGGAGAGCGCCAGGTCCCCGAGCGTGTAGAGCGCGAGCTTCAGGATCCCGAACTGACGGGCCTGGGCGCTCGAGAACCAGCTGCGCAGGAGGTCGGCGGCCGGCTCGAAGGCCTTGTGCATCATGGAAGCCGAGCCGAGGAGGAGCGCCGCCACGAGCAGGCCCACGGCGACGTTGCCGCGCAGCAGCTGGTCGTCTTCGTCGAAGTCCGTGTTCGTCCGGATGAGCGCCCGGAGCGTGAGATACACCACGACCACCGCGAGGAGCGAGGTGACGAGGAACTCGAGAAGGCTGGCGAGGACGCTGAGGAGCGGCATCGCCCATTTATAGCAGATTTTTGGTAGATTCCCGAACGGAGGCGTCCATGAAGAAGATCGCCGTCTATCCGGGAAGCTTCGACCCCGTCACCCGGGGGCACCTCGACATCGTCCATCGCGCCAGCCGGCTCTTCGACCGCGTCATCGTCGCGGTCCTCTCGAACCCGGCCAAGAAGTGCACCTTCAGCGTCGCCGAACGCCTGGGGATGCTCGAGGAGTGCGTCCGCGGCATGCCGGGCGTCGAGGTCGACGCCATGCCGGGGCTGCTCGTGGACTACCTGCGCAAGCGCGATTCGCACATCATCATCCGCGGCCTGCGCGCGGTCAGCGACCTCGACTATGAGTTCCAGATGGCGGCGGTCAACCGCCAGCTCCACCCGAAGGTCGAGACGGTCTTCCTCATGCCCGACGACCGCTACACCTACCTCTCGTCGACCATCGTCAAGAGCGTCGCCTCCTTCGGCGCCAGCCTCGACCATTACCTGCCCGCGCCCGCGGCGCGCATGCTGCGCCGCAAATACCGCATCCGCCGCAAGAGCGCCCGATGAACGCCAACCGACGACGCCGTCTCCTCGTGGAGCCGCGCTTCCAGATCCAGATGATGCTGCGCATGGCCGGCTGGGCCGTCCTGGCCACCCTGGTCACCGCCGCCTGCATCGAGGTCTTCCTGCTCGTGGCCGACCAGCGCTGGCCGGGGGACTTCTTCTTCGTTCGCCCGGAGGCGGGCTCGCACCCCATGCTCCTCAAGCGCGCGGAGATCATCCTCCCCGCGGTGGCCGTCTCGCTCGTCATCAACCTCATCCTCGGCCTGGCGGCGACGCTCTTCTACTCCCTGCGCCTCGCCGGCCCCCTGCACCGCATCGCGCAGGACATGCTGAAGATCGCGCGCAACGAGCCGGTGAAGACCGATTTCCACCTGCGCGGCTCCGATGAGCTCCAGGACGTCGCGCGCTCCTTCGACGCGATGCTGAAGACCCTTCAGGAAAAGGGCGTCATCCGCAGCCAATGACCCCGCGGCCCGCGGCGCTCTCCCTCGCGCTCCTCCTGGGCGCCCTGCCTCTCCGGGCGGGGACGAACCCTTCCTCGGGCGGCCGCCTCCCCCGTCCGGCCGGCGACGCGCAGGCCGAAAGGGTCGTCTCGGCCATCGAGGCGCGCTGGCCCGAGGTCGAGCGAACGGTCGCGACGAACATCATGGTCCCCTCGAAATCCATGTCGCTCGGCCTCTCCACGAAGCTCTACCAGTGCTGGCAGCTCCGCCTCAACGGCGCGCACGGGCTCCAGGTGCAGGGAGTCCTCGAGCGTCTGAAGTCGCTGCAGGAGGCCCTCCGGGGCGACCGCGACCGCGTGCTCCAGGACCTCGGAGCCTACGCGGCGAAGCCCGACCCCGCCCGCCTGCGCCGCATCGAGGCGCGCGGCAAGACCCTCTCCGACGAACTCTCCGCCTACCGGACCCTGCTCGAGTCCGGAACCCGCAACGGCCTCGTGAAAGCCGTCGAACCCGGCCCGCTCTCCGAACGCGCCGTCGTCAGCGGCATCCTGCGCGACGACGACTACACGATGAACTACGACGACTCCAAGCCCGAGTGCCCGAGCGCGGAGCCGTCCAGGTGAACACCCCCGCGCGGCGGCGCGCCGTGGCCGCCGCGGTCCTCGCCGGACTCGGCGCACTCGTCCTCGCGGCGGGCTTCCTCTTCCGCGGCCGCGGCGCCGCGGTCGACGACTTCCGCGCCGGCGTCGACCCCGCCGCGGGCGTCCATTGGCGCAGCGACGTCCAGGCCGCAGGGACCCCGCTCGTCGTCCCGACCGAGCCCGCGACGCCCGCCGAACCCTCGGCGATGCCCGGGGACTCCGCGGGAGTCCAGGCGCCGCCCATCGCGCCGCCTACCGAGACGGTCGCGAGCAACGAGGAGATCCACAACTTCCTGGAGCAGGAACGGACGCGCATGGGCATCGCGAAGATCGGGGTCCAGCCGGAGGAGGAGACGGAGGACGCCCGCGAAGGGACCGTCGAGGCCGTCGGGAAGGACCACCCCATGACCAAGAAAGAGGCCATGGCCTACATGCGCGAGATGACGGCCGCGCTCGTGAGCCTCAATCAGCGACGACAGAATCAGCGCGCCCCGGCGGTCCCGATGCAGGGGACGGAGAGCCCGCGCCTCATCTCCGACCCCGATCCGTCCGGACCCCTCGTCGAAGCCGCTCCCCCGGCGTCGGGAAAGACCGCCGACAGCGTCGACTTCGTGCGCGGCAAGAACCTCTCCGGCGGCAAGCCCGCCGCCGAGCGCTTCGACATGCCGATGGACATCCAGCCCACCGCGGTCCAGGCGCGGCCGGTGCGGCCGCCGCTTCCACAGGTCCGGGAACCCCGGATC of Elusimicrobiota bacterium contains these proteins:
- the metH gene encoding methionine synthase, whose amino-acid sequence is MNPDRSNALRTALAERILVLDGAMGTALQSASLSAADFGGARYEGCNEHLVLTRPDAIARVHADYLEAGADIIETDSFGSVRHVLAEYGLEGKTVELNRAAARIAAEAASRFSTPARPRFVAGSMGPGTKSILVTGGITFDEVRRYHAEQALALVEGGCDLLLLETQQDTLNVKASLLGIEDAFAAAGRRLPTMLSVSIEPMGTMLGGQTVEALSSAVEHFDLLAVGLNCATGPELMTEHLRTFAAVSRFAVVCYPNAGLPDEHGCYNETPESFAAKVRRFADAGWLNVVGGCCGTTAAHIRAAARAVEGLPPRRPDPARRSTLSGLEALSVEDDRRPVLVGERTNVIGSRIFKDLIAREAFEEAAEVARRQVRGGAGVIDVCLANPDRDEKADMERFLGFLVRKTKAPWMIDSTDPSVVEAALRMCPGKAIINSVNLEDGEERLGPVARLARRYGAALVVGTIDEDKKAGMALTRARKLAVARREHALLTGTYGIPEEDLYFDPLVFPCASGDRNYAGSAAETVEGLRLIKEAFPRSKTVLGVSNVSFGLPPAGREVLNAVFLHRCVEAGLDLAIVNAEKLARWASLPEEERRLAERVLFGGEGPGDPVAEFAARYRDAKSRVKAAPAAGLPAEERVARCVVEGSKEGLGEALDELSGRLKPLEIVNGPLLKGMDEVGRLFGENRLIVAEVLQSAEVMKAAVAHLEPRMEKGVSSPRGRLLLATVKGDVHDIGKNLVQIIFQNNGFEVVDLGIKVEPGAIVEKARALKPDMIGLSGLLVKSTQQMAATASDLKDAGVDVPLLVGGAALTARFTATRIAAAYGGPVLYARDAMTGLQQANALQDPARRAGLVAENREKQAAFGAGDASRPSTAAPSVGIPSSPAPKHDHIIPTPPDLKTHVVRGIELDEVFRYVNPVMLYGKHLGLKGNLEELLARGDAKAVELHDRVRALMGEAAEKGLLKPRGVLRFLCAESEGDVIRLYDSPREGRRLLETLSFPRQRGGARLCLADYVAPAGSGRTDYVALFVVSCGEGVRELSTRWRDGGDYLRSHALQALALESAEGFAELLHERVRSMWGIPDPAGQAVAEKFKARYRGARFSPGYPACPSLEDQTKLFRVLEPEKNIGVRLSEGFMMDPEASVSALVFHHPQARYFSVDA
- the recG gene encoding ATP-dependent DNA helicase RecG; this encodes MTSALDQPVQFVKGIGPKRAAVFERLGIVTLLDLLEHLPRAWQDRRPSRLDMPPGEDPVVAFGRVARVREIHAGMHLLIYSALLKVPGNPEDIECVWFKRPSRRYDVFAGLKKEVRPGADLWVVGRTEPGLLRVRKIQVEEHYPAEDPRAGLHIDRLVPVYALTEGLSARLVRETVAAALEAAAPDLREVLPLALLEERELLALPQAVPAVHFPRSEAELGQARRRLAYEELLLLELAWVIKRRQTRAVEKGFSYEVRRTLLTPMREKLGFEFTHAQKRVINEIFEDLRAPQPMTRLLQGDVGSGKTVVALSALLLAVENGGQGAFMAPTEILAEQHLWTLRRFLEGLPVRIELLSSSVGARERRRVLEKLREGAVDIVVGTHALLEGDVMIPKLRLAVIDEQHRFGVRQRTTLRRKGPPLDLLLMTATPIPRTLSLALYGDLDVSTIDEMPPGRRYAVTHHVAEEEAFEAVRREVAAGRQAYVVYPIIQESSRLDLKAAVAEYERLKAHAFAGLRVALVHGDMPGKRKGVVMDEFARGLWDVLVATPVIEVGVDVSNATVMVVQNAERFGLSSLHQLRGRIGRGTEKSYCFLVAQPATPEARRRIATLCETSDGFRISEEDLKLRGPGDALGVDQHGDLALRAADLLRDADLLAAAREDAERMLEKDPELRAPALAALRRRLGLRYEQKWHSIDLA
- a CDS encoding NAD(P)-dependent oxidoreductase; amino-acid sequence: MEKIESVGFIGLGIMGAPMARHLRAAGYRVRVWNRDRRKALPLEALGCALAGAPRDLAECDATVAMVTGPEALDEVLGGPAGWFAGGPRGRLLVNMSTVSIACTLSLAERCRAAGSRFLDCPVAGSKAQVEAAQLIVLAGGEEADLALAEPMLLKMGKAVVRAGAAGQGTALKLCMNLIVAQMTTALTESVTLARTLQVDPARVFDVLKASPALDCGYFRIKEKALLAPDYSPAFPLKHMLKDVRFMLAEAGARGAALPVTEAVEVLMARALAAGEGDRDLCVIAETLKI